A region from the Campylobacter subantarcticus LMG 24377 genome encodes:
- a CDS encoding nitronate monooxygenase, whose translation MSFKTLKIGKHEIKYPIFQGGMGLGISWDRLASAVSLNGGLGIISSVGTGYYENRTHIDKELNAKPYGSDNFYSKAGLKALIDNARKVCKDAPLGCNILYASNNYAQIARNACEVGFNVIVSGAGLPTNLPEFTQDYPDVALVPIVSSAKALKIICKRWQSRYNRLPDAVIVEGPKSGGHQGFTYEQCLMDEYQLENVVPQVAQEIKSWGDMPLIAAGGIWDKQDIEKMISLGASGVQMGTRFIGTFECDASDNFKQILLDCKKEDIELLKSPVGYPARGVRTNLLNLVDRRMGPKISCVSNCVAPCGRGKEATKVGYCIADRLYDAWSGKKDTGLFFTGANGYRLEKLISVEELMKKLVNGEDA comes from the coding sequence ATGAGTTTTAAAACTTTAAAAATTGGAAAGCATGAGATAAAATATCCTATATTTCAAGGTGGTATGGGTCTTGGTATAAGCTGGGATAGACTTGCTTCTGCAGTTTCTTTAAATGGTGGTTTGGGGATTATTTCTTCAGTGGGAACTGGGTATTATGAAAATAGAACACACATTGACAAAGAATTAAACGCAAAGCCTTATGGTAGTGATAATTTTTACTCTAAAGCGGGCTTGAAAGCTTTGATAGATAATGCTAGAAAGGTTTGCAAAGATGCGCCTTTAGGCTGTAATATCTTATACGCAAGTAATAATTATGCACAAATTGCTCGTAATGCTTGTGAGGTTGGTTTTAATGTGATAGTTTCAGGAGCAGGGCTTCCTACAAATTTGCCTGAATTTACACAAGATTATCCTGATGTTGCTTTGGTGCCCATTGTATCATCAGCTAAAGCTTTAAAAATTATTTGTAAAAGATGGCAAAGTAGATATAATCGTTTGCCTGATGCAGTTATTGTTGAAGGGCCAAAAAGCGGAGGACATCAAGGTTTTACGTATGAACAATGTTTAATGGATGAGTATCAATTAGAAAATGTGGTACCACAAGTTGCACAAGAAATTAAAAGTTGGGGTGATATGCCACTAATTGCTGCAGGTGGAATTTGGGATAAGCAAGATATAGAAAAAATGATTTCTTTAGGTGCAAGTGGTGTTCAAATGGGAACTCGTTTTATAGGAACTTTTGAATGTGATGCAAGTGATAATTTTAAACAAATATTGCTTGATTGTAAAAAAGAAGATATTGAGCTTTTAAAATCTCCAGTTGGATATCCTGCAAGAGGAGTAAGGACTAATCTTTTAAATTTGGTAGATAGAAGAATGGGGCCAAAAATTTCTTGTGTGAGTAATTGTGTTGCACCATGTGGTAGAGGTAAAGAAGCTACTAAAGTGGGCTATTGCATAGCAGATAGATTATATGATGCTTGGAGTGGTAAAAAAGATACAGGCTTGTTTTTTACCGGTGCAAATGGATATAGGCTTGAAAAACTTATCAGCGTAGAAGAGCTAATGAAAAAATTAGTTAATGGCGAAGATGCTTAG
- a CDS encoding N-acetylmuramoyl-L-alanine amidase family protein translates to MLRIFFVVLFFYLNVFANVEIKKFDQFFLTSNSEEKLQLHQQLKSLYIQSVINDNNEEKNEILKRLIISSNSLGFDDKAYVQELEESGVSEEEISRLKNALRVIQDQKIKKEQVKNKTSTTTISINKKEDKKEDKKEDKKEDKKTSVQKELFVLDVKKLDNGILLDLSERINQKDIKNFTLKGDNNFRYVADFDGILKGPKKNFEFKDFDIIVSQFNPTSMRLVLSSKKELKVKIELKDQSLFMGLEKVEKKEELKPIVKRQDKVKKTEVKNKPLYVLKSSKDKNGINLKLNNDIEFEDIKINSFKDGKIYRSIVSFEAILEGDRKKIDINRNQSITIVQFNKTTVRVVLNSTSDFKTNLDLDDEDLFIGFEKKAKKTLNKTSSKTTKATIKKSGKIIVIDPGHGGKDPGTLGDKGVKEKDVVLSVALKLGNELKKRGYKIYYTRSTDKFINLRDRTSMANEKMADLFISIHANAAPNKQRAKTLQGIETFFLSPARSERSKKAAELENQSDFEEMNYFSKQTFLNFLNREKIVASNKLAIDVQKKILSNVRKKYKVVDGGVREAPFWVLVGAQMPAILIETGYISHPSERNRLLNKNFQELLAIGIANGIESYFYKNQ, encoded by the coding sequence ATGCTTAGAATATTTTTTGTTGTTTTGTTTTTTTATCTTAATGTTTTTGCTAATGTAGAAATTAAGAAATTTGACCAATTTTTTTTAACTTCCAATTCAGAAGAAAAACTACAATTGCATCAACAATTAAAATCTTTGTATATACAAAGTGTGATTAATGATAATAATGAAGAAAAAAATGAGATTTTAAAAAGATTAATTATAAGTTCAAATTCTTTAGGCTTTGATGATAAAGCTTACGTGCAAGAGCTTGAAGAAAGTGGAGTAAGCGAAGAAGAAATTTCACGTTTAAAAAATGCATTAAGGGTTATACAGGATCAAAAAATAAAAAAAGAACAGGTAAAAAATAAAACTAGTACCACTACAATATCTATTAATAAAAAAGAAGATAAAAAAGAAGATAAAAAAGAAGATAAAAAAGAAGATAAAAAAACTTCGGTGCAAAAAGAGCTTTTTGTGCTCGATGTTAAAAAATTAGATAATGGTATCTTACTTGATTTGAGTGAAAGAATCAACCAAAAAGATATTAAAAACTTTACTCTTAAAGGTGATAATAATTTTCGTTATGTTGCAGATTTTGATGGAATTTTAAAAGGACCTAAGAAAAATTTCGAATTTAAAGATTTTGATATTATTGTGTCACAATTTAATCCAACAAGTATGCGTTTGGTTTTAAGTTCAAAAAAAGAGTTAAAGGTAAAAATAGAGCTTAAAGATCAAAGCCTTTTTATGGGACTTGAAAAAGTAGAAAAAAAAGAAGAGCTCAAGCCTATAGTTAAAAGACAAGATAAAGTTAAAAAAACAGAAGTTAAAAACAAACCTTTGTATGTTTTAAAATCAAGTAAAGATAAAAATGGTATTAATCTAAAATTAAATAACGATATTGAATTTGAAGACATTAAAATCAATTCTTTTAAAGATGGTAAAATATATCGTTCTATTGTGAGTTTTGAAGCTATTTTAGAAGGCGATAGAAAAAAAATTGATATTAATAGAAATCAATCCATTACGATAGTGCAGTTTAATAAAACAACAGTAAGAGTTGTTTTAAATTCTACTAGTGATTTTAAAACTAATCTTGATTTGGATGATGAGGATTTATTTATAGGTTTTGAAAAAAAGGCTAAAAAAACGCTAAATAAAACTTCTTCAAAAACGACAAAGGCTACCATTAAAAAATCAGGGAAAATCATAGTGATTGATCCAGGTCATGGGGGTAAAGATCCAGGTACTTTAGGAGATAAAGGTGTTAAAGAAAAAGATGTAGTTTTAAGTGTGGCTTTAAAACTTGGTAATGAGCTTAAAAAACGCGGATATAAAATTTATTATACTAGGAGTACAGATAAATTTATAAATTTAAGAGATAGGACTTCTATGGCTAATGAAAAAATGGCAGATTTATTTATTTCTATTCACGCAAATGCAGCTCCAAATAAACAAAGAGCTAAAACTTTACAAGGTATTGAAACTTTCTTTTTATCGCCTGCAAGAAGTGAAAGAAGTAAAAAGGCTGCCGAATTAGAAAACCAATCAGATTTTGAAGAGATGAATTATTTTTCCAAGCAAACCTTTTTGAATTTTTTAAATCGCGAAAAAATAGTTGCTTCAAATAAATTAGCTATTGATGTACAAAAAAAGATTTTAAGTAATGTAAGAAAAAAATATAAAGTTGTTGATGGTGGAGTCAGAGAAGCTCCTTTTTGGGTTTTAGTGGGTGCACAAATGCCTGCTATATTAATTGAAACAGGTTATATTAGTCATCCTAGCGAAAGAAATCGATTGTTAAATAAAAATTTTCAAGAATTATTGGCTATTGGTATTGCCAATGGTATAGAAAGTTATTTTTATAAAAATCAATGA
- the mnmC gene encoding bifunctional tRNA (5-methylaminomethyl-2-thiouridine)(34)-methyltransferase MnmD/FAD-dependent 5-carboxymethylaminomethyl-2-thiouridine(34) oxidoreductase MnmC, which produces MKKANIIIKNNTPFSLDFDDYYFNSSDGLSESEFIYTNAFEFQAKQTIVAELGFGIGLNFFLTLKRFVKEKKENQRLFYISFENFYIEKDKLREIYKNLGFYEEFKDFLEQFLKFYPPCKDGVYRFYFQDCFLDLVFGNAKEKLQNLDFKADYWYLDGFAPAKNQEMFNEDIINKVARNSKINAKVLTFSSASVLKKALINNNFQIQKIKGFRKREMIQAIFNGLNFEDKFAYFNTPYLKKSVQKIAIIGAGIAGASIAYELSLRNVQVDVFEKENSLGKGASGNINGILSSLILKPDVVLGEFSQYTFLEASRFYRQILNLNPQGVYEFAHNELMQERFDSQKNNILFEITNNQAFLKDGACIKPQDIVKTLLQKSKARVFFEYEFLNYSYENEKFSLQFSHKKKLKDYDILIYAQGADVRKFLEYKYMKLSSVRGQCTHLKPFLKNTHALSSKGYICPINDELNLQLIGASYDRLNQNARLLKNDDLQNIENIKEFLHDENLEIMSGKVGFRSYSNDRFAIIGQAYDEDFYLQNYKALLWHKNKSQATPNDFIPLYFSIAHGSRAFASAIIGARILSALIFDEPKIEKDFLHAIHPARFLIRMLKKGKK; this is translated from the coding sequence ATGAAAAAGGCAAATATTATCATCAAAAACAATACACCTTTTTCTTTGGATTTTGATGATTATTACTTTAATTCTAGTGATGGCTTGAGTGAAAGTGAATTTATCTATACTAATGCTTTTGAATTTCAAGCAAAACAAACTATTGTTGCAGAACTTGGTTTTGGTATAGGTTTGAATTTTTTTCTTACTCTAAAACGTTTCGTAAAAGAAAAAAAAGAAAATCAAAGACTGTTTTATATTAGTTTTGAAAATTTTTACATAGAAAAAGATAAGTTAAGAGAAATTTATAAAAACCTTGGTTTTTATGAGGAATTTAAAGATTTTTTAGAACAGTTTTTAAAATTTTATCCTCCTTGTAAAGATGGAGTTTATAGGTTTTATTTTCAAGATTGTTTTTTGGACTTGGTGTTTGGTAATGCTAAAGAAAAGTTGCAAAATTTAGACTTTAAAGCCGATTATTGGTATTTAGATGGTTTTGCACCTGCTAAAAATCAAGAGATGTTTAATGAGGATATTATAAATAAAGTTGCTAGAAATTCAAAAATAAACGCTAAGGTTTTAACGTTTTCTTCTGCAAGTGTTTTAAAAAAAGCTTTAATTAACAATAATTTTCAAATTCAAAAGATAAAAGGTTTCAGAAAAAGGGAAATGATACAAGCTATTTTTAATGGCCTTAATTTTGAAGATAAATTTGCTTATTTCAATACCCCGTATTTAAAGAAGAGTGTTCAAAAAATAGCTATTATTGGAGCAGGTATAGCTGGTGCGAGTATAGCCTATGAACTTTCTTTAAGAAATGTCCAAGTTGATGTTTTTGAAAAAGAAAATTCATTAGGTAAGGGTGCTTCTGGAAATATCAATGGAATTTTAAGTTCTTTGATTTTAAAACCTGATGTTGTATTGGGCGAGTTTTCGCAATATACTTTTTTAGAAGCGAGTAGGTTTTATAGACAAATTTTAAATTTAAATCCACAAGGGGTTTATGAATTTGCTCATAATGAGCTTATGCAAGAGCGTTTTGATAGTCAAAAAAATAATATTTTATTTGAAATTACCAATAATCAAGCTTTTTTAAAGGATGGAGCATGTATAAAACCCCAAGATATTGTAAAAACACTTTTGCAAAAAAGTAAGGCTAGGGTGTTTTTTGAGTATGAATTTTTAAATTATTCCTATGAGAATGAAAAATTTTCTTTACAATTTAGTCATAAAAAAAAATTAAAAGATTATGATATATTAATTTATGCTCAAGGTGCTGATGTTAGGAAATTTTTAGAGTATAAGTATATGAAATTAAGTAGTGTTAGGGGTCAATGTACTCACCTAAAACCATTTTTAAAAAATACTCATGCCTTATCTTCAAAAGGCTATATTTGCCCTATCAATGATGAATTAAATTTACAACTCATTGGTGCAAGTTATGACAGGCTTAATCAAAATGCAAGGCTTTTAAAAAATGATGATTTGCAAAATATTGAAAATATAAAAGAATTTTTGCATGATGAAAATTTAGAAATTATGAGTGGGAAAGTAGGATTTAGATCGTATTCTAACGATAGATTTGCTATAATAGGTCAAGCGTATGATGAAGATTTTTATTTACAAAATTACAAAGCACTTTTATGGCATAAAAATAAAAGTCAAGCAACACCAAATGATTTTATTCCTCTGTATTTTTCTATTGCTCATGGATCTAGGGCTTTTGCTAGTGCTATTATTGGAGCAAGAATACTTAGTGCGCTAATCTTTGATGAGCCAAAAATAGAAAAAGATTTTTTACATGCTATTCATCCTGCAAGATTTTTAATCAGAATGTTAAAAAAAGGAAAAAAATAA
- a CDS encoding filamentous hemagglutinin N-terminal domain-containing protein: MKKLTHHIMLSGITVSLLFSPLMATTKIKPNQLPSGGKFTHGTSGSINTNNNIMNITGDKTNSVIQWGGGFSIGEKAQVNFKGENKNYLNIAHGTSKSTIEGILNAGGNNVFLINPNGVIITKTGTINANRFVTSTSSMSDADMKTFANLKDLSAGTSFSPVFNSQKAGNVVNMGNINANDVLLIGNKVDIQSGKIGKENSKTHLVGNDVYIDADNVKLNSTIDVTAMNGGHIQRQMNKFANDDYKFGENATINNVNYTETNGQIRNGNSSNFKKILTIGNMGDEKANATEWFYFAKGWNENQGETRSIDEFRLVGNIDFSGNQGQNKEGSQNYTNYCIDGLGCTSMIVGTDYYNNAFNKTFDGQGYTLKNINIDTTTLDNKPQYVGIFGSANKATFKNINVDYMGGGIKAKNNNGNLHVGGFVGESYNSTFTNISLNNIGDISSSNDDYSYVGGFAGRIGNNATFSNISLNNIGDISSSNNNNSSAGGFAGHVVVRNATLTNISLNNIGNISSSSNNNSSAGGFAGHVVVDKATLTNISLNNIGNISSSSNNSYAGGFAGYIIVDNTTFSNISLNDIGNISSSNDESYDSYAGGFVGRISGYYSYTGNVKFENIYMYFKDDAKITASGGDRNRENKAGKFYGHEDNKNSVTSTFNNIHIYYKDGTLSNATASSKYENEVKNDKEAQNDKINLHTYTDEADGYKQFLDKAKHVTGASITPPTITPPSKPEQPDVSEGVSSDVKLDKDDLNIPVLNDILNDILNGKYSVSIDDLGNIKFTPTDKITLDSVKQSLDFLNEFFKQEGMEELLNKFESDLKNKYDKALALKDYLQTTIKSETQGIVNEFNAIKQAYEEELKKYNYYVNLLNEGKSIDNFDFTESAKKIKEYKNQLDGYISDINDKIATKYNQEIKEQFKYTDFTIKNDLFYSNMQIPNQPSIPDTGSSSLSFEQTSSFNLKGDEAIKEEEQVEVVEETSLTQKGKICIVSDNYKTMNSCLVSGM; this comes from the coding sequence ATGAAAAAGTTAACACATCATATCATGCTCTCAGGTATAACAGTATCTTTACTTTTCTCTCCACTAATGGCAACAACTAAGATTAAACCAAATCAATTACCTAGTGGAGGTAAATTTACACATGGAACAAGTGGAAGTATAAACACTAACAATAATATTATGAATATAACGGGTGATAAAACAAACTCTGTTATCCAATGGGGTGGTGGTTTTAGTATAGGAGAAAAAGCTCAAGTTAATTTTAAAGGTGAGAATAAAAACTATTTAAACATTGCTCATGGAACAAGTAAATCTACCATAGAAGGTATATTAAATGCAGGTGGTAATAATGTCTTTTTAATCAATCCTAATGGAGTAATCATTACTAAAACAGGAACTATTAATGCTAATCGCTTTGTGACTTCAACTTCTTCTATGAGTGATGCTGATATGAAAACATTTGCTAATTTAAAAGATTTAAGTGCAGGAACAAGCTTTTCTCCTGTGTTTAACTCACAAAAAGCAGGTAATGTAGTAAATATGGGTAATATTAATGCAAATGATGTATTGCTTATAGGGAATAAGGTGGATATACAGAGTGGTAAAATAGGTAAAGAAAATTCTAAAACACATTTAGTAGGTAATGATGTGTATATAGATGCAGATAATGTAAAATTAAATTCAACCATAGATGTTACTGCTATGAATGGTGGCCATATACAAAGACAAATGAATAAATTTGCTAATGATGATTATAAATTTGGTGAAAATGCAACAATAAACAATGTAAATTACACAGAAACTAATGGACAAATACGCAATGGAAATTCTTCTAACTTCAAAAAGATTTTAACCATAGGTAATATGGGAGATGAAAAAGCTAATGCTACAGAGTGGTTTTATTTTGCTAAGGGTTGGAATGAAAATCAAGGAGAAACTAGAAGTATAGATGAATTTAGATTAGTAGGTAATATAGATTTTAGTGGTAATCAAGGACAAAACAAAGAAGGTAGTCAAAACTATACAAATTATTGTATAGATGGTCTTGGTTGTACTTCTATGATAGTTGGGACAGATTATTACAATAATGCTTTTAACAAAACTTTTGATGGACAAGGATATACTTTAAAAAATATTAATATAGATACAACAACATTAGACAATAAACCACAATATGTTGGTATATTTGGAAGTGCTAATAAAGCTACATTTAAAAATATCAATGTAGATTATATGGGTGGTGGTATAAAGGCAAAAAATAACAATGGTAATCTTCATGTAGGTGGATTTGTTGGGGAATCTTATAATAGCACATTTACCAATATTTCTTTAAATAATATAGGTGATATTAGTAGTAGTAATGATGATTATTCCTATGTAGGTGGTTTTGCTGGGCGGATTGGTAATAATGCCACATTTTCCAATATTTCTTTAAATAATATAGGTGATATTAGTAGCAGTAATAATAATAATTCCTCTGCAGGCGGTTTTGCTGGGCATGTTGTTGTTCGTAATGCCACACTTACCAATATTTCTTTAAATAATATAGGTAATATTAGTAGTAGTAGTAATAATAATTCCTCTGCAGGTGGTTTTGCTGGGCATGTTGTTGTTGATAAAGCCACACTTACCAATATTTCTTTAAATAATATAGGTAATATTAGTAGTAGTAGTAATAATTCCTATGCAGGTGGTTTTGCTGGGTATATTATTGTTGATAATACCACATTTTCCAATATCTCTTTAAATGATATAGGTAATATTAGTAGTAGTAATGATGAGTCCTATGATTCCTATGCAGGTGGTTTTGTCGGGCGTATTTCTGGATATTATAGTTATACTGGAAACGTTAAATTTGAAAACATCTACATGTATTTTAAAGATGATGCAAAAATTACAGCTAGTGGTGGTGATCGTAATCGTGAAAATAAAGCAGGTAAATTTTATGGCCATGAGGATAATAAAAATTCTGTAACTTCCACCTTCAACAACATCCACATTTATTATAAAGATGGAACATTAAGTAATGCAACTGCTAGTAGTAAGTATGAAAACGAAGTTAAGAATGATAAAGAAGCTCAGAATGATAAAATCAACCTCCATACTTATACAGATGAAGCAGATGGTTATAAACAATTCCTAGATAAAGCAAAACATGTTACTGGTGCATCTATCACCCCGCCAACCATAACCCCACCAAGCAAACCAGAACAACCAGATGTTTCTGAAGGTGTTAGTAGTGATGTTAAACTAGATAAAGATGATCTAAATATTCCTGTATTAAATGATATATTAAATGATATATTAAATGGAAAATATTCTGTAAGTATAGATGATCTAGGAAATATCAAATTTACTCCAACTGATAAAATCACTCTTGATTCTGTTAAACAAAGTTTAGATTTCTTAAATGAATTTTTCAAACAAGAAGGAATGGAAGAACTTTTAAATAAATTTGAAAGTGATTTAAAAAACAAGTATGATAAAGCTTTAGCATTAAAAGATTATTTACAAACAACTATTAAAAGTGAAACTCAAGGAATTGTTAATGAATTTAATGCAATAAAACAAGCATATGAAGAAGAATTGAAAAAATACAATTACTATGTAAATTTACTCAATGAAGGAAAATCAATTGATAATTTTGATTTTACAGAAAGTGCTAAAAAAATAAAAGAATATAAAAATCAACTTGATGGATATATAAGTGATATTAATGATAAAATTGCAACAAAATACAATCAAGAAATAAAAGAACAATTTAAATATACTGATTTTACCATCAAAAATGATTTGTTTTATTCTAATATGCAAATACCTAATCAACCATCAATCCCTGATACAGGTAGTTCTAGTCTAAGCTTTGAACAAACTTCATCTTTCAATCTAAAAGGAGATGAAGCTATTAAAGAAGAAGAACAAGTTGAAGTAGTAGAAGAAACTTCATTGACGCAAAAAGGTAAAATTTGTATAGTAAGTGATAATTATAAAACTATGAATTCTTGTTTAGTTAGTGGAATGTAA